The following proteins are co-located in the Takifugu flavidus isolate HTHZ2018 chromosome 16, ASM371156v2, whole genome shotgun sequence genome:
- the mark3a gene encoding MAP/microtubule affinity-regulating kinase 3a isoform X25, whose protein sequence is MSTKTPLPTVNEKVTESHTTHTNGRQEIGTRSARTGVRSRSSEEPQQPHVGNYRLLKTIGKGNFAKVKLARHILTGREVAIKIIDKTQLNPNSLQKLFREVRIMKILNHPNIVKLFEVIETERTLYLVMEYASGGEVFDYLVAHGRMKEKEARAKFRQIVSAVQYCHQKHIVHRDLKAENLLLDADMNIKIADFGFSNEFTLGNKLDTFCGSPPYAAPELFQGKKYDGPEVDVWSLGVILYTLVSGSLPFDGQNLKELRERVLRGKYRIPFYMSTDCENLLKRFLVLNPSKRGTLEQIMKDRWINTGFEEDELKPYTEPELDITDQKRIDVMVGMGYNLEDIQDSLAKMKYDEITATYLLLGRKASELEPTESASSSNLSLAKPRPNSELNGQSPTHIKVQRSISSSHKQRRYSEQVGQNVPPGMAHPKRSQTSTADNSAKEEGGVQLRKPGTPGSRGAPPSSPLLGNANNPNKADIPDRRKGVATGPSNNPASAGMTRRNTYVCSDRNNADRLSVIPNGKENSMTEMACATSPSSAFAAAAFGASSSSVRLRYQTVGPLYVNQTGWATLPQSYYALDYCSPNSVAVSPSAQRNPVASIHSIANATTPDRLRFPRGTASRSTFHGGHLRDRRTATYNGPPASPTLSHDATPLSQTRSRGTSNLFSKLTSKLTRRVTIDPAKRQTAKSGPAVPSTQGGKTLKSQPSLRETGDLRAQVAMYLGIKKGKVKTVNPAPSDSLGV, encoded by the exons ATGTCAACAAAAACTCCTTTACCGACGGTCAACGAAAAGGTGACGGAAAGT CACACGACGCACACTAATGGCCGCCAGGAGATCGGAACGCGCTCCGCCAGGACCGGCGTCCGATCCCGGAGCTCCGAGGAGCCGCAGCAGCCTCACGTGGGCAACTACCGGCTGCTCAAGACCATCGGAAAGGGCAACTTTGCCAAGGTCAAGCTGGCTCGGCACATCCTCACAGGCAGAGAG GTGGCAATAAAGATAATAGACAAGACCCAGCTGAACCCAAACAGCCTTCAGAAG cTCTTTAGAGAAGTTAGAATAATGAAGATCCTGAATCATCCCAATATTG TCAAACTCTTTGAAGTGATCGAGACTGAGAGGACACTTTACCTGGTGATGGAGTACGCCAGTGGAG GAGAAGTGTTTGACTACCTGGTCGCACATGGAAGAATGAAGGAAAAAGAGGCCAGGGCTAAATTTAGACAG ATCGTATCGGCGGTGCAGTATTGTCACCAGAAGCACATCGTTCACCGAGACCTGAAG GCTGAAAACCTTCTGCTGGATGCAGACATGAACATCAAGATAGCAGATTTTGGCTTCAGTAATGAGTTCACACTGGGCAACAAGCTGGACACGTTCTGTGGTTCGCCGCCTTACGCTGCGCCGGAGCTCTTTCAGGGAAAGAAGTACGACGGGCCGGAAGTGGACGTCTGGAGTCTGGGGGTCATCCTGTACACACTGGTCAGCGGCTCGCTCCCTTTTGATGGGCAGAACCTCAAG GAGCTACGGGAGCGTGTGCTCAGAGGAAAGTACAGAATCCCCTTCTACATGTCCACAGACTGCGAGAACTTGCTCAAGCGCTTCCTGGTGCTCAACCCGTCCAAGCGGGGCACTCTCGAG CAAATCATGAAGGATCGATGGATCAACACAGGATTTGAGGAGGACGAGCTGAAGCCTTACACCGAGCCAGAGCTGGACATCACAGACCAGAAGAGAATAG ATGTGATGGTGGGAATGGGCTACAACCTGGAGGATATCCAGGACTCTCTGGCCAAGATGAAGTATGATGAGATCACAGCCACCTACCTGCTGCTGGGCAGGAAGGCCTCTGAG TTGGAGCCCACTGAGTCGGCCTCTAGCAGCAACTTATCTCTGGCCAAACCGAGACCCAACAGCGAGCTGAACGGCCAGTCGCCGACCCACATCAAAGTCCAGAGGAGCATTTCCTCCAGTCACAAACAGAGACGCTACAGCGAGCAAG tTGGTCAGAATGTTCCTCCAGGAATGGCTCACCCAAAGAGGAGTCAGACCTCGACGGCGGACAACAGCGCCAAGGAAGAAGGCGGCGTGCAGCTCCGTAAGCCCGGCACCCCGGGGAGCCGAGGTgcccctccctccagccctcTGCTGGGCAACGCCAACAACCCCAACAAGGCCGACATCCCAGACCGCAGGAAAGGTGTCGCCACCGGCCCGAGC AATAACCCGGCATCTGCAGGTATGACCAGGAGGAACACGTACGTGTGCAGCGACCGAAACAACGCGGATCGACTCTCCGTCATCCCCAACGGGAAGGAGAACAG CATGACTGAGATGGCTTGTGCCACTAGCCCGTCTTCTGCCTTTGCGGCCGCCGCGTTCGGTGCCTCTTCCAGCTCGGTGCGACTGAGGTATCAAACCGTCGGCCCCTTGTATGTTAACCAGACAGGCTGGGCCACGCTGCCCCAGTCCTACTACGCTCTGGACTACTGCTCGCCCAA CAGCGTTGCTGTTTCTCCCAGCGCCCAGAGGAATCCAGTGGCGTCGATCCACAGCATCGCCAACGCCACCACGCCGGACCGCCTGCGTTTCCCACGAGGCACCGCCAGCCGCAGCACCTTCCACGGCGGGCACCTGAGAGACCGGCGCACCGCCACATACAACGGGCCGCCGGCCTCACCCACTCTCTCCCACGATGCCACCCCCCTGTCACAGACTCGCAGCCGTGGAACCAGCAACCTTTTCTCCAAACTGACCTCCAAACTCACCCGCAG GGTCACTATTGACCCGGCCAAACGGCAGACAGCTAAATCAGGGCCTGCCGTCCCTTCCACCCAGGGAGGAAAGACCCTTA AGTCTCAACCGAGTTTGAGAGAAACGGGAGACTTGAGGGCTCAAG TCGCCATGTACCTGGGGATCAAAAAGGGGAAAGTAAAGACGGTAAACCCCGCTCCCTCAGATTCACTTGGAGTATGA
- the mark3a gene encoding MAP/microtubule affinity-regulating kinase 3a isoform X13, producing the protein MSTKTPLPTVNEKVTESHTTHTNGRQEIGTRSARTGVRSRSSEEPQQPHVGNYRLLKTIGKGNFAKVKLARHILTGREVAIKIIDKTQLNPNSLQKLFREVRIMKILNHPNIVKLFEVIETERTLYLVMEYASGGEVFDYLVAHGRMKEKEARAKFRQIVSAVQYCHQKHIVHRDLKAENLLLDADMNIKIADFGFSNEFTLGNKLDTFCGSPPYAAPELFQGKKYDGPEVDVWSLGVILYTLVSGSLPFDGQNLKELRERVLRGKYRIPFYMSTDCENLLKRFLVLNPSKRGTLEVREDAENQIMKDRWINTGFEEDELKPYTEPELDITDQKRIDVMVGMGYNLEDIQDSLAKMKYDEITATYLLLGRKASELEPTESASSSNLSLAKPRPNSELNGQSPTHIKVQRSISSSHKQRRYSEQVGQNVPPGMAHPKRSQTSTADNSAKEEGGVQLRKPGTPGSRGAPPSSPLLGNANNPNKADIPDRRKGVATGPSNNPASAGMTRRNTYVCSDRNNADRLSVIPNGKENSMTEMACATSPSSAFAAAAFGASSSSVRLRYQTVGPLYVNQTGWATLPQSYYALDYCSPNSVAVSPSAQRNPVASIHSIANATTPDRLRFPRGTASRSTFHGGHLRDRRTATYNGPPASPTLSHDATPLSQTRSRGTSNLFSKLTSKLTRRVTIDPAKRQTAKSGPAVPSTQGGKTLKSQPSLRETGDLRAQVAMYLGIKKGKVKTVNPAPSDSLGV; encoded by the exons ATGTCAACAAAAACTCCTTTACCGACGGTCAACGAAAAGGTGACGGAAAGT CACACGACGCACACTAATGGCCGCCAGGAGATCGGAACGCGCTCCGCCAGGACCGGCGTCCGATCCCGGAGCTCCGAGGAGCCGCAGCAGCCTCACGTGGGCAACTACCGGCTGCTCAAGACCATCGGAAAGGGCAACTTTGCCAAGGTCAAGCTGGCTCGGCACATCCTCACAGGCAGAGAG GTGGCAATAAAGATAATAGACAAGACCCAGCTGAACCCAAACAGCCTTCAGAAG cTCTTTAGAGAAGTTAGAATAATGAAGATCCTGAATCATCCCAATATTG TCAAACTCTTTGAAGTGATCGAGACTGAGAGGACACTTTACCTGGTGATGGAGTACGCCAGTGGAG GAGAAGTGTTTGACTACCTGGTCGCACATGGAAGAATGAAGGAAAAAGAGGCCAGGGCTAAATTTAGACAG ATCGTATCGGCGGTGCAGTATTGTCACCAGAAGCACATCGTTCACCGAGACCTGAAG GCTGAAAACCTTCTGCTGGATGCAGACATGAACATCAAGATAGCAGATTTTGGCTTCAGTAATGAGTTCACACTGGGCAACAAGCTGGACACGTTCTGTGGTTCGCCGCCTTACGCTGCGCCGGAGCTCTTTCAGGGAAAGAAGTACGACGGGCCGGAAGTGGACGTCTGGAGTCTGGGGGTCATCCTGTACACACTGGTCAGCGGCTCGCTCCCTTTTGATGGGCAGAACCTCAAG GAGCTACGGGAGCGTGTGCTCAGAGGAAAGTACAGAATCCCCTTCTACATGTCCACAGACTGCGAGAACTTGCTCAAGCGCTTCCTGGTGCTCAACCCGTCCAAGCGGGGCACTCTCGAGGTGAGGGAGGAcgcagaaaat CAAATCATGAAGGATCGATGGATCAACACAGGATTTGAGGAGGACGAGCTGAAGCCTTACACCGAGCCAGAGCTGGACATCACAGACCAGAAGAGAATAG ATGTGATGGTGGGAATGGGCTACAACCTGGAGGATATCCAGGACTCTCTGGCCAAGATGAAGTATGATGAGATCACAGCCACCTACCTGCTGCTGGGCAGGAAGGCCTCTGAG TTGGAGCCCACTGAGTCGGCCTCTAGCAGCAACTTATCTCTGGCCAAACCGAGACCCAACAGCGAGCTGAACGGCCAGTCGCCGACCCACATCAAAGTCCAGAGGAGCATTTCCTCCAGTCACAAACAGAGACGCTACAGCGAGCAAG tTGGTCAGAATGTTCCTCCAGGAATGGCTCACCCAAAGAGGAGTCAGACCTCGACGGCGGACAACAGCGCCAAGGAAGAAGGCGGCGTGCAGCTCCGTAAGCCCGGCACCCCGGGGAGCCGAGGTgcccctccctccagccctcTGCTGGGCAACGCCAACAACCCCAACAAGGCCGACATCCCAGACCGCAGGAAAGGTGTCGCCACCGGCCCGAGC AATAACCCGGCATCTGCAGGTATGACCAGGAGGAACACGTACGTGTGCAGCGACCGAAACAACGCGGATCGACTCTCCGTCATCCCCAACGGGAAGGAGAACAG CATGACTGAGATGGCTTGTGCCACTAGCCCGTCTTCTGCCTTTGCGGCCGCCGCGTTCGGTGCCTCTTCCAGCTCGGTGCGACTGAGGTATCAAACCGTCGGCCCCTTGTATGTTAACCAGACAGGCTGGGCCACGCTGCCCCAGTCCTACTACGCTCTGGACTACTGCTCGCCCAA CAGCGTTGCTGTTTCTCCCAGCGCCCAGAGGAATCCAGTGGCGTCGATCCACAGCATCGCCAACGCCACCACGCCGGACCGCCTGCGTTTCCCACGAGGCACCGCCAGCCGCAGCACCTTCCACGGCGGGCACCTGAGAGACCGGCGCACCGCCACATACAACGGGCCGCCGGCCTCACCCACTCTCTCCCACGATGCCACCCCCCTGTCACAGACTCGCAGCCGTGGAACCAGCAACCTTTTCTCCAAACTGACCTCCAAACTCACCCGCAG GGTCACTATTGACCCGGCCAAACGGCAGACAGCTAAATCAGGGCCTGCCGTCCCTTCCACCCAGGGAGGAAAGACCCTTA AGTCTCAACCGAGTTTGAGAGAAACGGGAGACTTGAGGGCTCAAG TCGCCATGTACCTGGGGATCAAAAAGGGGAAAGTAAAGACGGTAAACCCCGCTCCCTCAGATTCACTTGGAGTATGA
- the mark3a gene encoding MAP/microtubule affinity-regulating kinase 3a isoform X20 produces the protein MSTKTPLPTVNEKVTESHTTHTNGRQEIGTRSARTGVRSRSSEEPQQPHVGNYRLLKTIGKGNFAKVKLARHILTGREVAIKIIDKTQLNPNSLQKLFREVRIMKILNHPNIVKLFEVIETERTLYLVMEYASGGEVFDYLVAHGRMKEKEARAKFRQIVSAVQYCHQKHIVHRDLKAENLLLDADMNIKIADFGFSNEFTLGNKLDTFCGSPPYAAPELFQGKKYDGPEVDVWSLGVILYTLVSGSLPFDGQNLKELRERVLRGKYRIPFYMSTDCENLLKRFLVLNPSKRGTLEVREDAENQIMKDRWINTGFEEDELKPYTEPELDITDQKRIDVMVGMGYNLEDIQDSLAKMKYDEITATYLLLGRKASELEPTESASSSNLSLAKPRPNSELNGQSPTHIKVQRSISSSHKQRRYSEQVGQNVPPGMAHPKRSQTSTADNSAKEEGGVQLRKPGTPGSRGAPPSSPLLGNANNPNKADIPDRRKGVATGPSNNPASAGMTRRNTYVCSDRNNADRLSVIPNGKENSMTEMACATSPSSAFAAAAFGASSSSVRLRYQTVGPLYVNQTGWATLPQSYYALDYCSPNSVAVSPSAQRNPVASIHSIANATTPDRLRFPRGTASRSTFHGGHLRDRRTATYNGPPASPTLSHDATPLSQTRSRGTSNLFSKLTSKLTRRVTIDPAKRQTAKSGPAVPSTQGGKTLNSAAEDIESCRKMKI, from the exons ATGTCAACAAAAACTCCTTTACCGACGGTCAACGAAAAGGTGACGGAAAGT CACACGACGCACACTAATGGCCGCCAGGAGATCGGAACGCGCTCCGCCAGGACCGGCGTCCGATCCCGGAGCTCCGAGGAGCCGCAGCAGCCTCACGTGGGCAACTACCGGCTGCTCAAGACCATCGGAAAGGGCAACTTTGCCAAGGTCAAGCTGGCTCGGCACATCCTCACAGGCAGAGAG GTGGCAATAAAGATAATAGACAAGACCCAGCTGAACCCAAACAGCCTTCAGAAG cTCTTTAGAGAAGTTAGAATAATGAAGATCCTGAATCATCCCAATATTG TCAAACTCTTTGAAGTGATCGAGACTGAGAGGACACTTTACCTGGTGATGGAGTACGCCAGTGGAG GAGAAGTGTTTGACTACCTGGTCGCACATGGAAGAATGAAGGAAAAAGAGGCCAGGGCTAAATTTAGACAG ATCGTATCGGCGGTGCAGTATTGTCACCAGAAGCACATCGTTCACCGAGACCTGAAG GCTGAAAACCTTCTGCTGGATGCAGACATGAACATCAAGATAGCAGATTTTGGCTTCAGTAATGAGTTCACACTGGGCAACAAGCTGGACACGTTCTGTGGTTCGCCGCCTTACGCTGCGCCGGAGCTCTTTCAGGGAAAGAAGTACGACGGGCCGGAAGTGGACGTCTGGAGTCTGGGGGTCATCCTGTACACACTGGTCAGCGGCTCGCTCCCTTTTGATGGGCAGAACCTCAAG GAGCTACGGGAGCGTGTGCTCAGAGGAAAGTACAGAATCCCCTTCTACATGTCCACAGACTGCGAGAACTTGCTCAAGCGCTTCCTGGTGCTCAACCCGTCCAAGCGGGGCACTCTCGAGGTGAGGGAGGAcgcagaaaat CAAATCATGAAGGATCGATGGATCAACACAGGATTTGAGGAGGACGAGCTGAAGCCTTACACCGAGCCAGAGCTGGACATCACAGACCAGAAGAGAATAG ATGTGATGGTGGGAATGGGCTACAACCTGGAGGATATCCAGGACTCTCTGGCCAAGATGAAGTATGATGAGATCACAGCCACCTACCTGCTGCTGGGCAGGAAGGCCTCTGAG TTGGAGCCCACTGAGTCGGCCTCTAGCAGCAACTTATCTCTGGCCAAACCGAGACCCAACAGCGAGCTGAACGGCCAGTCGCCGACCCACATCAAAGTCCAGAGGAGCATTTCCTCCAGTCACAAACAGAGACGCTACAGCGAGCAAG tTGGTCAGAATGTTCCTCCAGGAATGGCTCACCCAAAGAGGAGTCAGACCTCGACGGCGGACAACAGCGCCAAGGAAGAAGGCGGCGTGCAGCTCCGTAAGCCCGGCACCCCGGGGAGCCGAGGTgcccctccctccagccctcTGCTGGGCAACGCCAACAACCCCAACAAGGCCGACATCCCAGACCGCAGGAAAGGTGTCGCCACCGGCCCGAGC AATAACCCGGCATCTGCAGGTATGACCAGGAGGAACACGTACGTGTGCAGCGACCGAAACAACGCGGATCGACTCTCCGTCATCCCCAACGGGAAGGAGAACAG CATGACTGAGATGGCTTGTGCCACTAGCCCGTCTTCTGCCTTTGCGGCCGCCGCGTTCGGTGCCTCTTCCAGCTCGGTGCGACTGAGGTATCAAACCGTCGGCCCCTTGTATGTTAACCAGACAGGCTGGGCCACGCTGCCCCAGTCCTACTACGCTCTGGACTACTGCTCGCCCAA CAGCGTTGCTGTTTCTCCCAGCGCCCAGAGGAATCCAGTGGCGTCGATCCACAGCATCGCCAACGCCACCACGCCGGACCGCCTGCGTTTCCCACGAGGCACCGCCAGCCGCAGCACCTTCCACGGCGGGCACCTGAGAGACCGGCGCACCGCCACATACAACGGGCCGCCGGCCTCACCCACTCTCTCCCACGATGCCACCCCCCTGTCACAGACTCGCAGCCGTGGAACCAGCAACCTTTTCTCCAAACTGACCTCCAAACTCACCCGCAG GGTCACTATTGACCCGGCCAAACGGCAGACAGCTAAATCAGGGCCTGCCGTCCCTTCCACCCAGGGAGGAAAGACCCTTA ATTCAGCAGCAGAAGATATAGAGAGTTGTAGGAAGATGAAGATCTAG
- the mark3a gene encoding MAP/microtubule affinity-regulating kinase 3a isoform X21, translating into MSTKTPLPTVNEKVTESHTTHTNGRQEIGTRSARTGVRSRSSEEPQQPHVGNYRLLKTIGKGNFAKVKLARHILTGREVAIKIIDKTQLNPNSLQKLFREVRIMKILNHPNIVKLFEVIETERTLYLVMEYASGGEVFDYLVAHGRMKEKEARAKFRQIVSAVQYCHQKHIVHRDLKAENLLLDADMNIKIADFGFSNEFTLGNKLDTFCGSPPYAAPELFQGKKYDGPEVDVWSLGVILYTLVSGSLPFDGQNLKELRERVLRGKYRIPFYMSTDCENLLKRFLVLNPSKRGTLEVREDAENQIMKDRWINTGFEEDELKPYTEPELDITDQKRIDVMVGMGYNLEDIQDSLAKMKYDEITATYLLLGRKASELEPTESASSSNLSLAKPRPNSELNGQSPTHIKVQRSISSSHKQRRYSEQVGQNVPPGMAHPKRSQTSTADNSAKEEGGVQLRKPGTPGSRGAPPSSPLLGNANNPNKADIPDRRKGVATGPSNNPASAGMTRRNTYVCSDRNNADRLSVIPNGKENSMTEMACATSPSSAFAAAAFGASSSSVRLRYQTVGPLYVNQTGWATLPQSYYALDYCSPNSVAVSPSAQRNPVASIHSIANATTPDRLRFPRGTASRSTFHGGHLRDRRTATYNGPPASPTLSHDATPLSQTRSRGTSNLFSKLTSKLTRRNMSFRFTKRFSSRRYREL; encoded by the exons ATGTCAACAAAAACTCCTTTACCGACGGTCAACGAAAAGGTGACGGAAAGT CACACGACGCACACTAATGGCCGCCAGGAGATCGGAACGCGCTCCGCCAGGACCGGCGTCCGATCCCGGAGCTCCGAGGAGCCGCAGCAGCCTCACGTGGGCAACTACCGGCTGCTCAAGACCATCGGAAAGGGCAACTTTGCCAAGGTCAAGCTGGCTCGGCACATCCTCACAGGCAGAGAG GTGGCAATAAAGATAATAGACAAGACCCAGCTGAACCCAAACAGCCTTCAGAAG cTCTTTAGAGAAGTTAGAATAATGAAGATCCTGAATCATCCCAATATTG TCAAACTCTTTGAAGTGATCGAGACTGAGAGGACACTTTACCTGGTGATGGAGTACGCCAGTGGAG GAGAAGTGTTTGACTACCTGGTCGCACATGGAAGAATGAAGGAAAAAGAGGCCAGGGCTAAATTTAGACAG ATCGTATCGGCGGTGCAGTATTGTCACCAGAAGCACATCGTTCACCGAGACCTGAAG GCTGAAAACCTTCTGCTGGATGCAGACATGAACATCAAGATAGCAGATTTTGGCTTCAGTAATGAGTTCACACTGGGCAACAAGCTGGACACGTTCTGTGGTTCGCCGCCTTACGCTGCGCCGGAGCTCTTTCAGGGAAAGAAGTACGACGGGCCGGAAGTGGACGTCTGGAGTCTGGGGGTCATCCTGTACACACTGGTCAGCGGCTCGCTCCCTTTTGATGGGCAGAACCTCAAG GAGCTACGGGAGCGTGTGCTCAGAGGAAAGTACAGAATCCCCTTCTACATGTCCACAGACTGCGAGAACTTGCTCAAGCGCTTCCTGGTGCTCAACCCGTCCAAGCGGGGCACTCTCGAGGTGAGGGAGGAcgcagaaaat CAAATCATGAAGGATCGATGGATCAACACAGGATTTGAGGAGGACGAGCTGAAGCCTTACACCGAGCCAGAGCTGGACATCACAGACCAGAAGAGAATAG ATGTGATGGTGGGAATGGGCTACAACCTGGAGGATATCCAGGACTCTCTGGCCAAGATGAAGTATGATGAGATCACAGCCACCTACCTGCTGCTGGGCAGGAAGGCCTCTGAG TTGGAGCCCACTGAGTCGGCCTCTAGCAGCAACTTATCTCTGGCCAAACCGAGACCCAACAGCGAGCTGAACGGCCAGTCGCCGACCCACATCAAAGTCCAGAGGAGCATTTCCTCCAGTCACAAACAGAGACGCTACAGCGAGCAAG tTGGTCAGAATGTTCCTCCAGGAATGGCTCACCCAAAGAGGAGTCAGACCTCGACGGCGGACAACAGCGCCAAGGAAGAAGGCGGCGTGCAGCTCCGTAAGCCCGGCACCCCGGGGAGCCGAGGTgcccctccctccagccctcTGCTGGGCAACGCCAACAACCCCAACAAGGCCGACATCCCAGACCGCAGGAAAGGTGTCGCCACCGGCCCGAGC AATAACCCGGCATCTGCAGGTATGACCAGGAGGAACACGTACGTGTGCAGCGACCGAAACAACGCGGATCGACTCTCCGTCATCCCCAACGGGAAGGAGAACAG CATGACTGAGATGGCTTGTGCCACTAGCCCGTCTTCTGCCTTTGCGGCCGCCGCGTTCGGTGCCTCTTCCAGCTCGGTGCGACTGAGGTATCAAACCGTCGGCCCCTTGTATGTTAACCAGACAGGCTGGGCCACGCTGCCCCAGTCCTACTACGCTCTGGACTACTGCTCGCCCAA CAGCGTTGCTGTTTCTCCCAGCGCCCAGAGGAATCCAGTGGCGTCGATCCACAGCATCGCCAACGCCACCACGCCGGACCGCCTGCGTTTCCCACGAGGCACCGCCAGCCGCAGCACCTTCCACGGCGGGCACCTGAGAGACCGGCGCACCGCCACATACAACGGGCCGCCGGCCTCACCCACTCTCTCCCACGATGCCACCCCCCTGTCACAGACTCGCAGCCGTGGAACCAGCAACCTTTTCTCCAAACTGACCTCCAAACTCACCCGCAG AAACATGTCATTCAGGTTTACCAAAAG ATTCAGCAGCAGAAGATATAGAGAGTTGTAG
- the mark3a gene encoding MAP/microtubule affinity-regulating kinase 3a isoform X22, giving the protein MSTKTPLPTVNEKVTESHTTHTNGRQEIGTRSARTGVRSRSSEEPQQPHVGNYRLLKTIGKGNFAKVKLARHILTGREVAIKIIDKTQLNPNSLQKLFREVRIMKILNHPNIVKLFEVIETERTLYLVMEYASGGEVFDYLVAHGRMKEKEARAKFRQIVSAVQYCHQKHIVHRDLKAENLLLDADMNIKIADFGFSNEFTLGNKLDTFCGSPPYAAPELFQGKKYDGPEVDVWSLGVILYTLVSGSLPFDGQNLKELRERVLRGKYRIPFYMSTDCENLLKRFLVLNPSKRGTLEVREDAENQIMKDRWINTGFEEDELKPYTEPELDITDQKRIDVMVGMGYNLEDIQDSLAKMKYDEITATYLLLGRKASELEPTESASSSNLSLAKPRPNSELNGQSPTHIKVQRSISSSHKQRRYSEQVGQNVPPGMAHPKRSQTSTADNSAKEEGGVQLRKPGTPGSRGAPPSSPLLGNANNPNKADIPDRRKGVATGPSNNPASAGMTRRNTYVCSDRNNADRLSVIPNGKENSMTEMACATSPSSAFAAAAFGASSSSVRLRYQTVGPLYVNQTGWATLPQSYYALDYCSPNSVAVSPSAQRNPVASIHSIANATTPDRLRFPRGTASRSTFHGGHLRDRRTATYNGPPASPTLSHDATPLSQTRSRGTSNLFSKLTSKLTRRFSSRRYREL; this is encoded by the exons ATGTCAACAAAAACTCCTTTACCGACGGTCAACGAAAAGGTGACGGAAAGT CACACGACGCACACTAATGGCCGCCAGGAGATCGGAACGCGCTCCGCCAGGACCGGCGTCCGATCCCGGAGCTCCGAGGAGCCGCAGCAGCCTCACGTGGGCAACTACCGGCTGCTCAAGACCATCGGAAAGGGCAACTTTGCCAAGGTCAAGCTGGCTCGGCACATCCTCACAGGCAGAGAG GTGGCAATAAAGATAATAGACAAGACCCAGCTGAACCCAAACAGCCTTCAGAAG cTCTTTAGAGAAGTTAGAATAATGAAGATCCTGAATCATCCCAATATTG TCAAACTCTTTGAAGTGATCGAGACTGAGAGGACACTTTACCTGGTGATGGAGTACGCCAGTGGAG GAGAAGTGTTTGACTACCTGGTCGCACATGGAAGAATGAAGGAAAAAGAGGCCAGGGCTAAATTTAGACAG ATCGTATCGGCGGTGCAGTATTGTCACCAGAAGCACATCGTTCACCGAGACCTGAAG GCTGAAAACCTTCTGCTGGATGCAGACATGAACATCAAGATAGCAGATTTTGGCTTCAGTAATGAGTTCACACTGGGCAACAAGCTGGACACGTTCTGTGGTTCGCCGCCTTACGCTGCGCCGGAGCTCTTTCAGGGAAAGAAGTACGACGGGCCGGAAGTGGACGTCTGGAGTCTGGGGGTCATCCTGTACACACTGGTCAGCGGCTCGCTCCCTTTTGATGGGCAGAACCTCAAG GAGCTACGGGAGCGTGTGCTCAGAGGAAAGTACAGAATCCCCTTCTACATGTCCACAGACTGCGAGAACTTGCTCAAGCGCTTCCTGGTGCTCAACCCGTCCAAGCGGGGCACTCTCGAGGTGAGGGAGGAcgcagaaaat CAAATCATGAAGGATCGATGGATCAACACAGGATTTGAGGAGGACGAGCTGAAGCCTTACACCGAGCCAGAGCTGGACATCACAGACCAGAAGAGAATAG ATGTGATGGTGGGAATGGGCTACAACCTGGAGGATATCCAGGACTCTCTGGCCAAGATGAAGTATGATGAGATCACAGCCACCTACCTGCTGCTGGGCAGGAAGGCCTCTGAG TTGGAGCCCACTGAGTCGGCCTCTAGCAGCAACTTATCTCTGGCCAAACCGAGACCCAACAGCGAGCTGAACGGCCAGTCGCCGACCCACATCAAAGTCCAGAGGAGCATTTCCTCCAGTCACAAACAGAGACGCTACAGCGAGCAAG tTGGTCAGAATGTTCCTCCAGGAATGGCTCACCCAAAGAGGAGTCAGACCTCGACGGCGGACAACAGCGCCAAGGAAGAAGGCGGCGTGCAGCTCCGTAAGCCCGGCACCCCGGGGAGCCGAGGTgcccctccctccagccctcTGCTGGGCAACGCCAACAACCCCAACAAGGCCGACATCCCAGACCGCAGGAAAGGTGTCGCCACCGGCCCGAGC AATAACCCGGCATCTGCAGGTATGACCAGGAGGAACACGTACGTGTGCAGCGACCGAAACAACGCGGATCGACTCTCCGTCATCCCCAACGGGAAGGAGAACAG CATGACTGAGATGGCTTGTGCCACTAGCCCGTCTTCTGCCTTTGCGGCCGCCGCGTTCGGTGCCTCTTCCAGCTCGGTGCGACTGAGGTATCAAACCGTCGGCCCCTTGTATGTTAACCAGACAGGCTGGGCCACGCTGCCCCAGTCCTACTACGCTCTGGACTACTGCTCGCCCAA CAGCGTTGCTGTTTCTCCCAGCGCCCAGAGGAATCCAGTGGCGTCGATCCACAGCATCGCCAACGCCACCACGCCGGACCGCCTGCGTTTCCCACGAGGCACCGCCAGCCGCAGCACCTTCCACGGCGGGCACCTGAGAGACCGGCGCACCGCCACATACAACGGGCCGCCGGCCTCACCCACTCTCTCCCACGATGCCACCCCCCTGTCACAGACTCGCAGCCGTGGAACCAGCAACCTTTTCTCCAAACTGACCTCCAAACTCACCCGCAG ATTCAGCAGCAGAAGATATAGAGAGTTGTAG